CATTAAATTCCACGAACGGTGCCGTCAAAAGCGGGCCATTCGTTTAAATTTGAAGCACTTATGTCGAATGATAAAAGCATGGACATTCCCTATCAGGAATGGCCGATGAAATCACATTTCAACATTGCCCCGCTGGGGATGGCTGCTATGGATTTCACCCACCAGCCACACCGGCATCACCATTTTCAGGTTTTATGGTTTACCAAAGCCAAAGGCCGCCACATGGTCGATTTTGTGTGGTATGAAATGGAAGATAATATGTTGTTCCTGCTGCGGCCCGGACAGGTGCACCAGCTGGACTGTGAGCGGGAAGGCCACGTGATCTTCTTTACAGAACGTTTTTATTTCGCCAACAAACACGACAAGGAAACCCTGTACGACTTTTCCAACCTCTTTGACAACTGGCACGGCTACGGACCCATCTATATCGGGGAAAACACGGCGCCGTCGCTACTGGGGCTGGTAGACCTGATGAACCGGGAACACCGCGCGCCAGGGACCAATAGCCGCAGTATTATCAAACACTATCTCAATGCCTTCCTGCTGCTGGCGGAAAGGGAGAAAAAACGCAATGCGACCGACACCATGCGGCCGCTGCATCACGATTCCCGGGTGGTACAACTCCGCCGCCTGCTGGAAAAACACTATACCCGCGAACATCAGGTGGCCTTTTATGCCAATGCCTTTGCCCTGACGCCCAAAAGGCTGAATGAAATCACCAAAGAAACTACCGGCCGCACCGTGACAGAGCTGCTGCACGACCGTATTATCCTGGAAGCAAAGCGGAACCTGGCCTTCAGCCATAAAAGCGTCAAAGAAATCTGCTATGAGCTTGGTTTTGAAGATCCTGCCTATTTCAGCCGGTTCTTTAAAAACAACGCTGGCATCTCTCCCCAGGACTTCCGGGACATTATGTTCAAATAGTCCAAGTCAATAGCTGAATTGTCCTAGTAGATTGGCCCTCCCACACGTAGTTTTGCGTATTGAATTGTTCTACCCGCTGACGTTAAACAGGAAATCATGCTAGGATGCCAAATTGTGTTAACTGTGCTGTAAGTCTTCCCGTCTCCCAAACAATTCAGGGGACCGGATGGGTGGCAAACCCTCTGGTCGATGCCAGCGATCAATGAGAATAACAGGCGGCTGCCGCTGTGCGCTGCTTAAAATAGTGTGTTTTAAAGTTCGGGGTGATGCTTGCCGGCAACGTAAGATGAATACAACGACCGTCAGGCTGGAAATTAGGTAAAGAGTAACCAGTCAGGTGGCAGGCATCTTCCCCTTATTTTAACACTAAAGAGTACTGTTACCATGCGTAACTGTTGTAGGTTTAGGTAAAATGGCCGGAATAATCCTGTTCCGGTTTTTTTATATAAAAAAATCCGGCAGAATCATCAATACTGCCGGATTTTGTTCTTTGTTGAGTGTATAATTAAGTATTTACCAGTCTTTTTCCACCGGTACGGTTTGTCCTTTCACTTTTTTGGCTTTGTCCTGCAGCTTCTTTTCTTCCTGGGACAATGCCTGTAACAGCCTTTCCGCCTCCTGTTTGTTCAGTTTGCTGGGCTGTGGTTCCGGTTTTTGTTGTTCCTGCTGGTCTTTGTCTTTATTCTGGTCCTTGTTTTTGTTCTGCTGGTCTTTGTTCTGGTCTTTCTTGTCTTTATCCTGCTGGTCTTTGTCTTTGTTCTGATCTTTATTCTGGTCCTTGTTCTGGTCTTTTTTATCCTTGTTTTTGTCTTTGTTTTTATCCTTGTTGTCTTTATTGTCTTTGTTATCCTGCTGTTGTTTTTTCAGCATGGCCTGCGCGTAAGCGAGGTTATAGCGGGCATCTTCATCAGCAGGATTTATTTTCAGGGCCTGTTTGTAGGATTTGATGCTTTCTTCCCACTTTTTAGCTTCCATAAAGGTATTGCCGATGTTGTAGTCCGCGTCTGACTTGATGCGGCTGTTGTCCGCGATTTTCAGGCTATTGGCATACTGGGTGCGGGCATCATCGTATCTTTTCTGCTGATAGAGGGAGTTGCCCAGGTTATAGCTGCCTACGGCAGACTGCCCGTTTTGCTCGAGCGCCTTTTTGTAGTTGGCCTCAGCGTCGCTGAACAGCTGCTTTTGATACAGTTCATTGCCTTTGCGGATAAACTTACTGGCGCCATTCTGTGCCAGCGCGGTAACGCCGGTGAGCAGCAATGCAGCCATAAAGCAACCCTGTTTTATAAAAGTAATGTTCATGATCTGTTGATAATTAGGCTACTGTGGTTTCCCTGGGAACACGTGGATGGCGTACTTCCGGAATGAAGAATTCAATCAACAGTAACGCCAGGCAGATGCCCAGGAAGTATTGAAAATAGCTGTTATAGTCTGTGAATACATTTTCTCCGAATTCTTTCTGCTCCATGCTGTCGATCTTGTTCACCAGTGTATTCACTACATCGTCTGTATTGTTGTCCAGGTGCTGGTATATGCCTTTCCCGGCGGCGGCGATTCCTTTCAGTTCATTTTCATTGAGTTTGGAAATCACGGTATTGCCTTCGCGGTCTTTTTTGTAACTGCCTGTTTCGGGGTCAGGAAGCGGGGAGCCGGCTACGGAACCAATACCGATCGTATTGGTAACCACGCCGTTATCAAAGGCTGTCCGGGTTTTTTGCAAGGCTGTTTCGTCATGGTCTTCCCCATCGGAGATAACTACCAGCGCTTTATGTTTGCGTTCTTTTTTGTTGAAGGCTTCATCAGACACCTGGATGGCCTGGCCGATGGCGGTGCCCTGTGTAGGGATCATATCCGGAGATACGGTGCTCAGGTACATTTTGGCGGCAGAGTAATCGATGGTGAGCGGCATTTGCAGGTAAGCATTGCCGGCAAATACCACAAGGCCTACACGGTCATTGTCGAGTTTGTCCATCAGTTTGCTGATGAGCTGTTTGGCACGGGTAAGCCTGTCTGGCTGGATATCATTGGCCAGCATACTCTTGCTCACGTCCAGCGCGATCACAACGTCCACGCCTTTCCGGGTGATTTTTTCCATGCGGCTGCCCTTTTGCAGATTGGCGAGCCCCAGCACGCCAAAGAAAAAGGCGAGGAAAATCAAAAGGAACTTGAATACGAACAGTTTACGGGAATAGCCGGCAAACAGTTTTTCTACAAGGGCCGGATCACCGATACGGCGTATGGAGCGGCGTTTCCACCAGGATATACCCAGGAAAGCCAGCTGCAGCACCAGTAACAGCGTCAGTGCCCATAAATATTCACTATGCTGAAAACGTAACATATGCAGTTTTAAGATCGCTTGCGTTGGCAAGATCTCAAAAATAATTTTTTTGTCACGTATTACAAGAGCGGGAAGAGGGGTTTAGGTTTTTTTTAACCAAATACAGGCAGGTATTTAAAATCGTTTGGCCATTCAGGTACCGGTTGAAATAACTGAATGGCCAAATTATCTTAGATAGCGGGCCAATTACATTTCTCCTTTGAAATAGCCGGCTTCGGTGAGAATATTACGGAGAATATCCATCCGGTTTTTGACCATGTCGAAGTTAGGATCTTCTGTTTCTATGTTCAGCACAAAGAAGGAGGGATGCCTGTTTTCTTCCACCCAGCCTACTATCCAGCCAATTTGTTTGGCGCCGTTGGTGCCCCAGCCGGTTTTGTAGGACAGCTCATATTTGGGTGTTTTTTCCATCAGCATCACGTCACGCACGCTCTGCATATTGGTTTTAGCAAAGGGCAGCTGGTCGAAATACAGTTTTTTGACAAAGCCCAGTTCCTCATCAGGAGAGATCTGTAGCGAGTTATCCAGCCAGAAAGTGTCGATACGGCTGATTTTCATGTTGCCATATTTGACAGAGTCAAGCCACGCCTGCATATTGGTTTTGCCAATCCGGCGGGCCACTTCCTGGAAGTAGGGCACAGCAGACACTTTAAAGGCCTGTTGCATGCTCAGGTCCTGGTTCCATGCGGGGTATTTGCGGGTAACGCCGTCCCATGGAATAACCATGCCGGTATCTTTGATGACGCCGGTCTGCAGGCCTACCAGCGAGTTGAAAATTTTGAAGGTGGATGCGGGCAGAAAACGTTCTTTGGCGCGGTCCAGGTTATACACCCTGAATGTTCCCTGTGCATTGTTGAATAACATAAAGGTGCCTTCCACCTTGTATTGGGTGAAATATTTCTCCCAGCCTTTTTCTTCCTTGACATTATTCGGTGCGCAGGCGGCCATGAAAAGGCACAGTGCTAACAGTATCCAGCCAAATCGTTTCATCGGTATCATGATTTAGTAAATAATCAGGTGCAAAAGTAGGGAAGATTAGATTAGGAACAGAAGATTACGGACAACAAGCAGACAGCCATTTGAATAAGATATATTACAATATATATTTAATTGTAATAAGGTTGCTTATTCAAATGGCTGCCTGCCATGTAATAGACTTATTGCTTAACCCATAAATTATTTGATCACGCCCAGTTCCCTTCCCACTTTGGTGAAGGCGGCGATAGCTTTATCGAGATGGGCCTGTTCGTGGGCAGCGCTGAGCTGTACACGGATACGGGCCTGGCCTTTAGGCACTACAGGGAAGAAGAAACCGATCACGTAGATACCTTCTGCCAGCAGTTTTTCCGCCATTTGCTGGCTTAGTACTGCATCGTACAGCATGACAGGTACAATCGGGTGATCACCGGGCTTGATATCGAAACCGGCTTCCGTCATTTTGTTGCGGAAATACTGGGTATTGTACTCAAGTTTGTCACGCAGCTCAGTGGTTTCGCTCAGCATATCAAGTACGGCGATGGAAGCACCTACAATGCTGGGGGCCACGGAGTTGGAGAACAGATAAGGACGGCTGCGCTGGCGCAGGATATCGATCACTTCTTTTGGACCGCTGGTGAAGCCGCCGGAAGCGCCGCCCAGAGCTTTACCAAGTGTGCCGGTGATGATGTCTACACGGCCCATAACGTTGCGGTACTCGTGGGTACCACGGCCGGTTTTGCCGAGGAAGCCGGAAGAATGGCTCTCATCAGACATAACGATGGCGTCATATTTATCCGCCAGGTCGCAGATTTTGTCCAGCTGGGCAATGGTGCCGTCCATGCTGAACGAACCGTCTGTAACAATGATACGGCTGCGGCAGTCCTGGGCTTCTTTCAGTTTAGCTTCCAGGTCGGCCATATTGTTATGCTCATAACGGAAACGTTTGGCTTTGCACAAACGTACGCCGTCGATGATGGAAGCGTGGTTCAGGGCGTCGGAGATGATGGCGTCGTCTTCGCCGAACAGCGGCTCAAATACGCCACCATTGGCGTCGAAGGCTGCTACGTACAGGATCGTGTCTTCGGTCCCCAAAAATTTGGAGATCTTTTCTTCCAGTTCCCGGTGAATGTCCTGAGTGCCGCAAATAAAGCGGACACTGCTCATACCGTAACCATGCGTGTCGATAGCGTCTTTTGCCGCTTTGACCACAGCCGGATGGGAAGACAGTCCCAGATAGTTATTGGCGCAAAAATTTATGACAGTCTTACCGCCCACCTGTATTTCAGCTCCCTGCTCAGATGTAATGATACGCTCTCTCTTGTACAGGCCGGCTTTGTTGATTTCTTCCAGTTCTTCCCGTAAGCGGGACGTAAACTTCTTATTCATAGTAAGTACGATGTTTGATAATAACGCTTTTGCAAAGTTATAGATGATAAAAGTATTACGAATCTCCGTCGCATCCACAGTTAACGGCCCAGGGAGTAAAAAGTTTGACCAAGGTGTAACATTTACCAACAGCATTCCGTCATAATACTATCATGCCTGAAGATGCCATGTAGTGGAAAACTGAAAATTTAACCTGTGTGAAAGAGATATAAAAATAGTGTATTAAGTAATAGGTTGATGATCAGTTTAAAAGAAACTGTTCCTGCTGTGCAAATCGAAAAATCGGATGTTACTGACAATTAGGTGTGGGTAAGCTGGATGGGGACCATGATAGGTATTAAAGTAAAAGTCGGAACTTAGCACTAAAATCCCGCACCACCGGAATGACGGAAAAGGAGTACAATAAATGTGTGGATCTGTATTCGGACAATATATTCCGCTTTATCATCAAAAATCTGGATCACGCGGAAGACGCCAGGGACGTAGTACAGAACGCATTCGAAATATTGTGGAAGCACTGCCAGGACGTGCCTTTTGAAAAGGCTAAGTCGTACCTGTTTACAGTGGCGTACCATAATATGATCGACCATGTACGTAAGACAAAGCGGGTGACGCTGGTAGACGAATTCAAGGATGAGATGAAAGTGTCCGACCACCGGATTAATAATGCTAAAGAGGTGATTGCCAAAGCATTGGCTAATCTGAGTGAGGTGCAACGGTCATTGGTGCTGCTAAAAGATTACGAGGGTTACAGCTATGAGGAAATTGGTGAAATCATGCAGCTTAATCCTTCCCAGGTAAAGGTTTACCTCCATCGGGCCAGGATACATTTAAAAAATTATCTTGTAAAGATGGAAAACGTCATATAAATTTTTATAATTGTTAATTGGTTAATAATAAGCAATTTTTTTTGGCTGTAGAGATCAACATATCAAATTATGAGTCTTACCTGCTCAGTTACGTGGATGACGAACTGAACGACGCGGAACAAGCTGCGCTCGAACAGTTTCTGCAAAAACATCCTCATATACAGGCTGAGCTGGACCTGCTGAAAGGCGCCCGTGTGGTGCCTGACGAGCACGTGATATTTGATCAGAAGGCAGCCTTGTACCGTCACTCCCCGGCAGCTGCCGCAGATGATTATGCCTCTATGATGCTGAGTTATGTAGATGGAGAGTTGTCTGAGGAAGAAACAGTCCGGTTAAAATCCTGGCTGAAGGAACATCCGGAAGGTCGTCAGGAAATGGCACTGCTGCAGGTGGTTAAGCTGGAACCGGACAATACCATCATATTTGAAAACAAAGCCAGCCTGTATCGCAGCTCCCGTAAAACCATTAAAATGGCCCCTTACTGGTGGGGTGCTACCGCTGCCGCTGTATTGGCAGGCCTGCTTATCTGGTTATTGCCCGCTGGTAATCACCATGATAGTCAGCCTATTGCAGGTACAGTAACGCATGAGGCGGTGAAACCGCCGGTAGCCCAGCCAGCACCGGCACCTGTAGCCCAGCCAGCACCAGCGAAAACAAAAACACCTGCTGAAGCGCATGCAATCCCTGCTCCACCGGAAGTGGCGCATACGCCGGCTAACCGCACCGCCACCAGGAAGAAGGAAGTTGTTCCGGAGAAACCCTCCCAGGCATCCCCGCAGTCACAAAATAACAATACCGTAGCCGTAGTCCCTGTACCAGCCGATGTGCCGGTAATTTCCACCCTGCCATCGCCTCGCAACACTTCAGATGAAGTGGTGGAAAAACACTTGCAGAATACGACGCTGGCCGCGGCATCTCCGGCTGATAATACACCTTCCGCCAGTCATGCCAGGGAAACCGTTATTGCAGCCAATATACCGGCTTCGCCTGCTAAGGTGTCTGCCCCGGCGGCGGCTCCTGCCGCTGTGAAAGGGGAACTGATCCTGTCCGTCAGCGGAAGCGATAGCCGTATTCTGGACAAGGTGACGAATGTTGCTAAACTTTTCTCCCGTAAAAGGAATAAATAAAACTATGAAGCATAAAGTTTTACTCTGTTTAATATTGATGTTATGTGTGGGATGGGCGCAGGGGCAAAACGTTGATACCAGCCATCAGGGCAATATGGCCACAGCGCCGGCAGCTGCTCCCGTTCCGGACACTTTCTGGATCAAGGGGCTCATCCTGATCAAAGGGAAGAACGAAAAAGGTCGCAATTCCTACAAAATATACAGTGACACCGCTTACGCCCGCGCACGGCTGAAAAAAAACCTGCAGACCAGGTGGTTTGTTTTCGACATCGGATTTAACAATTACATTGACAGGAGTGAGTATGGCGGCGCCAGCTACATTTCTTATTACCCCAATACTACCAGCTTTTATAATGGTGCAATGCCCGCAGGTAAAGCATATGACTACTCCGCTGTGGGACTGGCCACTTTTGCGCCAAGAGAAGGAAGTGAACCTTTAACACCCGCTGAATTTAAACTTATCACCGGAAAATCGATCAATTTTAATATCTGGTTATTTGAACAGCGGCTTAATATAACAAAACACAAACTTAACTTGTTATATGCTCTGGGATTGGAAATGAATAATTTCAGATACGCCCGGAATATTACTTATCAACCCGGTTATATCACCAGGATAATCAGGGATACAGTAGAATTCTCAAAGAATAAGTTGTTTGCCGAATATATATCGATCCCGGTAATGCTAAACTTTAATTCTAACCCGGCCCGCCCTAATCGCGCGTTTCAGGTGAGCCTGGGCGTCTCTGGCGGATATCTGATCAAATCCAGGACCAAACAGATCAGTGAGGAGAGAGGAAAAGTAAGGAAAACCGATGATTTCAACCTTAACAAATGGCGTTTCGGACTGACCAGCGAACTGGGTTATGGCCCGGTAAAGCTGTACGGCAACTTCGCCCTTACGCCTTTGCATGATTACGGATTACAACAATATCCGTTTTCTATCGGGT
The Chitinophaga varians genome window above contains:
- a CDS encoding helix-turn-helix domain-containing protein codes for the protein MSNDKSMDIPYQEWPMKSHFNIAPLGMAAMDFTHQPHRHHHFQVLWFTKAKGRHMVDFVWYEMEDNMLFLLRPGQVHQLDCEREGHVIFFTERFYFANKHDKETLYDFSNLFDNWHGYGPIYIGENTAPSLLGLVDLMNREHRAPGTNSRSIIKHYLNAFLLLAEREKKRNATDTMRPLHHDSRVVQLRRLLEKHYTREHQVAFYANAFALTPKRLNEITKETTGRTVTELLHDRIILEAKRNLAFSHKSVKEICYELGFEDPAYFSRFFKNNAGISPQDFRDIMFK
- a CDS encoding tetratricopeptide repeat protein, with the protein product MAALLLTGVTALAQNGASKFIRKGNELYQKQLFSDAEANYKKALEQNGQSAVGSYNLGNSLYQQKRYDDARTQYANSLKIADNSRIKSDADYNIGNTFMEAKKWEESIKSYKQALKINPADEDARYNLAYAQAMLKKQQQDNKDNKDNKDKNKDKNKDKKDQNKDQNKDQNKDKDQQDKDKKDQNKDQQNKNKDQNKDKDQQEQQKPEPQPSKLNKQEAERLLQALSQEEKKLQDKAKKVKGQTVPVEKDW
- a CDS encoding VWA domain-containing protein, encoding MLRFQHSEYLWALTLLLVLQLAFLGISWWKRRSIRRIGDPALVEKLFAGYSRKLFVFKFLLIFLAFFFGVLGLANLQKGSRMEKITRKGVDVVIALDVSKSMLANDIQPDRLTRAKQLISKLMDKLDNDRVGLVVFAGNAYLQMPLTIDYSAAKMYLSTVSPDMIPTQGTAIGQAIQVSDEAFNKKERKHKALVVISDGEDHDETALQKTRTAFDNGVVTNTIGIGSVAGSPLPDPETGSYKKDREGNTVISKLNENELKGIAAAGKGIYQHLDNNTDDVVNTLVNKIDSMEQKEFGENVFTDYNSYFQYFLGICLALLLIEFFIPEVRHPRVPRETTVA
- the blaOXA gene encoding class D beta-lactamase — encoded protein: MKRFGWILLALCLFMAACAPNNVKEEKGWEKYFTQYKVEGTFMLFNNAQGTFRVYNLDRAKERFLPASTFKIFNSLVGLQTGVIKDTGMVIPWDGVTRKYPAWNQDLSMQQAFKVSAVPYFQEVARRIGKTNMQAWLDSVKYGNMKISRIDTFWLDNSLQISPDEELGFVKKLYFDQLPFAKTNMQSVRDVMLMEKTPKYELSYKTGWGTNGAKQIGWIVGWVEENRHPSFFVLNIETEDPNFDMVKNRMDILRNILTEAGYFKGEM
- the kbl gene encoding glycine C-acetyltransferase, whose translation is MNKKFTSRLREELEEINKAGLYKRERIITSEQGAEIQVGGKTVINFCANNYLGLSSHPAVVKAAKDAIDTHGYGMSSVRFICGTQDIHRELEEKISKFLGTEDTILYVAAFDANGGVFEPLFGEDDAIISDALNHASIIDGVRLCKAKRFRYEHNNMADLEAKLKEAQDCRSRIIVTDGSFSMDGTIAQLDKICDLADKYDAIVMSDESHSSGFLGKTGRGTHEYRNVMGRVDIITGTLGKALGGASGGFTSGPKEVIDILRQRSRPYLFSNSVAPSIVGASIAVLDMLSETTELRDKLEYNTQYFRNKMTEAGFDIKPGDHPIVPVMLYDAVLSQQMAEKLLAEGIYVIGFFFPVVPKGQARIRVQLSAAHEQAHLDKAIAAFTKVGRELGVIK
- a CDS encoding RNA polymerase sigma factor; amino-acid sequence: MTEKEYNKCVDLYSDNIFRFIIKNLDHAEDARDVVQNAFEILWKHCQDVPFEKAKSYLFTVAYHNMIDHVRKTKRVTLVDEFKDEMKVSDHRINNAKEVIAKALANLSEVQRSLVLLKDYEGYSYEEIGEIMQLNPSQVKVYLHRARIHLKNYLVKMENVI
- a CDS encoding anti-sigma factor family protein, giving the protein MAVEINISNYESYLLSYVDDELNDAEQAALEQFLQKHPHIQAELDLLKGARVVPDEHVIFDQKAALYRHSPAAAADDYASMMLSYVDGELSEEETVRLKSWLKEHPEGRQEMALLQVVKLEPDNTIIFENKASLYRSSRKTIKMAPYWWGATAAAVLAGLLIWLLPAGNHHDSQPIAGTVTHEAVKPPVAQPAPAPVAQPAPAKTKTPAEAHAIPAPPEVAHTPANRTATRKKEVVPEKPSQASPQSQNNNTVAVVPVPADVPVISTLPSPRNTSDEVVEKHLQNTTLAAASPADNTPSASHARETVIAANIPASPAKVSAPAAAPAAVKGELILSVSGSDSRILDKVTNVAKLFSRKRNK
- a CDS encoding outer membrane beta-barrel protein, translated to MKHKVLLCLILMLCVGWAQGQNVDTSHQGNMATAPAAAPVPDTFWIKGLILIKGKNEKGRNSYKIYSDTAYARARLKKNLQTRWFVFDIGFNNYIDRSEYGGASYISYYPNTTSFYNGAMPAGKAYDYSAVGLATFAPREGSEPLTPAEFKLITGKSINFNIWLFEQRLNITKHKLNLLYALGLEMNNFRYARNITYQPGYITRIIRDTVEFSKNKLFAEYISIPVMLNFNSNPARPNRAFQVSLGVSGGYLIKSRTKQISEERGKVRKTDDFNLNKWRFGLTSELGYGPVKLYGNFALTPLHDYGLQQYPFSIGLRLNGF